The nucleotide window TGTCCGTCCAGACGGTGACCGAGGTGCCCTCGGCGCTGGCGGGCTCGACCCGGGCCTGCCCGTCGCGCGCGGAGCCGTCCGGCGCCGACCAGCGGACCTTGGACCACACCCGGTCGGCCCCGTTCGCGTCGGCCGGCTGCGGCGCGTCCTGGGTGAGGGTCGCGGTGACCGGACGCCACTCGGCGCGCTGCCGGGCGAGACCGGCCTCGACGGAGTCCGCCGACAGCAGTCCCGCGACCACCCCGCCGAACACGGTGAGGGCCCACACGGTGAGGACGACCCACCCCTCGAGCCGGTCGCTGCGCCGCCGCAGCGGATTGCGCCGCCATCGCCACAGCCACACCTTCGGACCACGGAATGCCGCCATCGCGGACACCCTCCTCATGGACGCGGGACATGCCGAACCGCTCTCCCATACGGGCCCGGCCCCACCGCTGCTCATGCGATGTGGGTCACCTCGCCCGGCCGCCGCCTCACCCGGCGCCCGCACCGCTCTCCCCCGGGTCCCCGACACCCCCTCTGACCTGCGGTGAAACGTCCTCGGAGGGTAACTGTCAGTGCCGGGGTGCAGACTGGCCGGTGACCGAGACAACCGACTGAGACGAAGACGTCCGGAGGTGGTCGGCATGGCCGACGTCCTGCTCACCGTGGGCACGCGCAAGGGGTTGTTCATCGGACGGCGGCGCGGCGGCGCCTGGGAGTTCGACGAGAGTCCGTACTTCAACGCGCAGGCCGTGTACGCGGTCGCCATCGACACCCGCGCGGACACGCCCCGCCTTCTGGTCGGCGGCGACAGCGCGCACTGGGGGCCGTCCGTGTTCCACTCCGACGACCTCGGCCGCACATGGACCGAGCCCGCGCGCCCGGCCGTCAGGTTCCCCAAGGACACCGGCGCCTCCCTGGAGCGGGTGTGGCAGCTGCATCCGTCGGCCGCCGAGCCGGACGTGGTGTTCGCGGGCACGGAACCGGCGGCGCTGTACCGCTCGGAGGACCGCGGCGAGACCTTCGAGCTGGTACGGCCGCTGTGGGAGCACCCGACGCGCGACCAGTGGGTGCCGGGTGGCGGCGGGGAGGGCCTGCACACCGTCCTCACCGACCGGCGGGACGCGCGGGCGGTGACCGTCGCCGTCTCCGCCGCCGGGGTGTTCCGCACGCGGGACGGCGGCGAGAGCTGGACACCCTCGAACTCCGGGGTCTCGGCGGTGTTCCTGCCGGACCCGAACCCGGAGTTCGGCCAGTGCGTGCACAAGGTCGCGCGGGACGCCGAGAAGCCGGACCGGCTGTATCTGCAGAACCACTGGGGGGTGTACCGCAGCGACGACGCGGGCGCGCACTGGTCGGACATCGGCGCGGGTCTGCCCTCGACGTTCGGATTCACCGCGGTCGCCCATCCGCGCCGCGGGGACACGGCGTACGTCTTCCCGATCACCGCGGACTCGGACCGGGTCCCCGCCGACCGGCGCTGCCGTGTCTTCCGCACGGCGGACGCGGGCGGCACCTGGGAGCCGCTGTCGCAGGGCCTGCCGCGCGAGGACCACTACGGCACGGTGCTGCGCGACGCGATGTGCACGGACGACGCCAACCCGGCGGGGGTGTACTTCGGCAACCGCAACGGCGAGGTGTACGCGTCGGCCGACGACGGAGACACCTGGCGCCAGTTGGCCTCGCATCTGCCGGACGTGCTGTGCGTGCGCGCGGCGGTGGTGGGCTGAGCGCCTTCCTTCAGGGAGATCGCAGCGAGAAAGGGCCGCCGTGAAGAGGGGGTGGGCCACAAAGAAAGGGGGATCACGTTGCCCGGATGGCACCCGTACCGATCACCAAAGCGCCCTGGAACGCGCACTGTTCGTCCACCGGACGGTCAACCCTGGTCGCCCTCCGACCGCCGGTTGATCTTCTCTGTCGCTACGGCAGTAGGGTGACGCCGTGGCACCACGACCCTTGCATGAAATCGTCGAACCGGGCTGGGCGAAGGCACTGGAACCCGTGGCCGGACGGATCGCCGAGATGGGCGACTTCCTGCGCGCGGAGATCGCGGCCGGGCGCACCTACCTCCCGGCCGGACCGAACGTCCTACGGGCCTTCCAGCAGCCCTTCGACGAGGTCCGCGTCCTCATCGTCGGCCAGGACCCCTATCCGACGCCGGGGCACGCGGTGGGGCTGTCCTTCTCGGTCGCGCCGGAGGTACGGCCGCTGCCGGGCAGCCTGATCAACATCTACCGCGAACTGAACACGGACCTGGGTCTGCCCCAGCCGTCCAACGGCGACCTCACTCCGTGGACGCAGCAGGGCGTACTGCTGCTGAACAGGGCGCTCACCACGGCCCCGCGCAAGCCGGCGGCCCACCGCGGCAAGGGCTGGGAGGAGGTCACCGAGCAGGCGATACGGGCGCTGGCCGCGCGCGGACGCCCCTTGGTCTCCGTCCTCTGGGGCCGCGACGCCCGCAACCTCCGCCCCCTCCTCGGCGACCTCCCGTCCATCGAGTCCGCCCATCCCTCCCCCATGTCCGCCGACCGCGGTTTCTTCGGCTCGCGCCCCTTCAGCCGGGCCAACGACCTCCTGGCCCGCCAGGGCGGCGCCCCGGTGGACTGGCGCCTGCCATGACCGGCGCCGGGGCGGAGCGCGGGGTACCGAGTTGTTCGGGGCCGCGCGACGCCCCGGCGGAAACACCGGAGGGCGGCTCCGTGCCGCCTCACGGCACATCGACCGGGGCTGGGGCCTCGAAGCCGCTGTCCGGCTCTGGGAGCAACTGCGCCACCCCTCTCGGGGCACACGGCGCGGAGGCCGGCAGGGCTGTCACGGCCACTGAGCGGGCATGTGAGGCCGCGGCTGGGCATACCGGGGCTTCCGAGCGGGGCGGCTTCACGGCCAGGGGCGCGGGTGGGTCGGCAACGGCGAGCACCGAGTTGGTCACGCGGCCCGGCGACTCCGGGGTACCTGACGACGCGGCTGGACTCTCCTCCGTTTCCGGGCCGCATCACGTCCCGGCCCGGACTGCGGGTCGAGCGGCACCAGCGCACACCGAGACAGCCGGAAGACCCCGCGATTCCGGCGCACTCAACGACACCGTCGGACTCACCCTCACTCCCGCACCGCATCACGTCGTGGCCCGGGCTGCCGGCGGGACGCCCCGGGCTGCCGGCGGGACGGCACCGGCGCGCGCCGAGACCGCCGAGAGCCTCGGCTGTTCCAAGGCGCCTGACGACGCCGGACTCACCAGCGGCCCCGGACCGCGATGCGACGCGGCCCGGACCGGCGATGGGGCGGCACCGCGTCGTGACTCGGTCGAGGGTCTCGTTGGCCTCGTGACGGGCGGTGTTCTGTCCGTGGGTTCGCGTGGTCCTGGGGCCGCTCTCACGTCTGGGCCGGACTCGCTCGGCGCCGAGGCCCCTGTCGTTCTCGCCGTCGACTCCGGCGGCTCGGGCATGCGTGTGGTGTTGGCCGTGGGGGGTCGGGTCGTCGGGGGGCCGGTGGTGTCGAAGGAGCCGGT belongs to Streptomyces graminofaciens and includes:
- a CDS encoding Rv1733c family protein translates to MAAFRGPKVWLWRWRRNPLRRRSDRLEGWVVLTVWALTVFGGVVAGLLSADSVEAGLARQRAEWRPVTATLTQDAPQPADANGADRVWSKVRWSAPDGSARDGQARVEPASAEGTSVTVWTDTEGRLVTQPASASQARLRATLVGILAGVCVAAVPYVGGRVVRGRLERRRLDEWDEAWERVGPLWERKAW
- a CDS encoding WD40/YVTN/BNR-like repeat-containing protein is translated as MPGCRLAGDRDNRLRRRRPEVVGMADVLLTVGTRKGLFIGRRRGGAWEFDESPYFNAQAVYAVAIDTRADTPRLLVGGDSAHWGPSVFHSDDLGRTWTEPARPAVRFPKDTGASLERVWQLHPSAAEPDVVFAGTEPAALYRSEDRGETFELVRPLWEHPTRDQWVPGGGGEGLHTVLTDRRDARAVTVAVSAAGVFRTRDGGESWTPSNSGVSAVFLPDPNPEFGQCVHKVARDAEKPDRLYLQNHWGVYRSDDAGAHWSDIGAGLPSTFGFTAVAHPRRGDTAYVFPITADSDRVPADRRCRVFRTADAGGTWEPLSQGLPREDHYGTVLRDAMCTDDANPAGVYFGNRNGEVYASADDGDTWRQLASHLPDVLCVRAAVVG
- a CDS encoding uracil-DNA glycosylase, whose translation is MAPRPLHEIVEPGWAKALEPVAGRIAEMGDFLRAEIAAGRTYLPAGPNVLRAFQQPFDEVRVLIVGQDPYPTPGHAVGLSFSVAPEVRPLPGSLINIYRELNTDLGLPQPSNGDLTPWTQQGVLLLNRALTTAPRKPAAHRGKGWEEVTEQAIRALAARGRPLVSVLWGRDARNLRPLLGDLPSIESAHPSPMSADRGFFGSRPFSRANDLLARQGGAPVDWRLP